GAGGGTACTCCTCTTTCACTTTAAATACATCCTCTTCGGTAAAGGCATCATGAACATAACAATATCCATCCCAAGGAATAATTTCCTTATCCTTGACGTAAATTGAAACATAACTGGCAAGGTTTCTGTCAGGAACAAAAATTACTTTTTTCGCATCAAGGGCCCTCACAACTTTGACCGCGTTGGCACTGGTAACACACACATCTGCAGCAGCTTTAACCTCCGCATTGGTGTTGACATAAGCGACGACTACTGCATCAGGATGTTTTTTCTTTAGTTCTTGTAAATCTTCTACGTTAATCATATCTGCCATTGGACAGCGAGCAGCCGGCTCCGGTGTCAAAACTTTTTTCTGTGGCGATAATATCTTCGCTGTTTCTGCCATAAAGGTTACACCAGCGAATACGATGATATCTGCGTCCGTTTCCTTAGCTTTCCTGGAAAGATCAAGAGAATCCCCTAAAAAATCGGCTATCTCCTGAATTTCGGGCCTTTGATAGTTATGCACAAGTAGAACAGCCTTTTTCTCTTTCTTTAGCCTTAAAATCTCTTCCTTCAGCTTTTCCCTATCCATAAATTAATCCTTTTTGAATTTAACTTCCCAGCGATTACTTTCCCTTTTTACGTATTCAATCTTCGTGTTCATAAACTTAGCGATTTTGAGAATTTCACTTAGCCCGTCAAAATTGTCACCTTCCATAATAAAAGACTCCCCACTTTTTGCTTTAACATAGGCATTTCGAAACTTCACAATATGTTCCGTAACACACCCTTCTCCAATACAACTGTATCTTGCCTCACTCATTAGAAAAGATCACCTCCACCACTTTAATGTCCCACAAAGGTGATATCCTCTCTACAATTTCTTCCTTTAT
The window above is part of the bacterium genome. Proteins encoded here:
- the nadA gene encoding quinolinate synthase NadA, encoding MDREKLKEEILRLKKEKKAVLLVHNYQRPEIQEIADFLGDSLDLSRKAKETDADIIVFAGVTFMAETAKILSPQKKVLTPEPAARCPMADMINVEDLQELKKKHPDAVVVAYVNTNAEVKAAADVCVTSANAVKVVRALDAKKVIFVPDRNLASYVSIYVKDKEIIPWDGYCYVHDAFTEEDVFKVKEEYPHAVVIAHPECREEVIMNSDYIESTQGMIRLAKLLNAPEYVFFTEEGLTERAVREMPDRRFYNPPRTAICQQMKKITLEKVYESLLYERYEVVLEPEVIERARRALDKMLELS